A DNA window from Arachis duranensis cultivar V14167 chromosome 3, aradu.V14167.gnm2.J7QH, whole genome shotgun sequence contains the following coding sequences:
- the LOC107479661 gene encoding protein SMALL AUXIN UP-REGULATED RNA 51-like yields the protein MAGAGAMKKVDRIRQIVRLKQLMMRWRVISHRRHHHHYDSSSLDSKPCTSSPRRAPSGFVFVYVGQERKRFVIPARFLNLPVFAGLLEETEEVFGLRCSGGLLLPCEVAFFSNIVKHLEKDEHKYGKLSLEDFVNMVSDLASDSSCKEGIVAFTPLLQKARV from the coding sequence ATGGCAGGTGCAGGTGCCATGAAGAAGGTCGACAGGATTCGCCAAATCGTTCGCCTCAAGCAGCTCATGATGCGGTGGAGGGTCATCAGCCACcgccgccaccaccaccactacgaCTCCTCCTCCCTCGATTCAAAACCCTGCACATCGTCGCCACGACGCGCTCCCTCGGGGTTCGTGTTCGTGTACGTGGGTCAAGAACGCAAACGTTTCGTGATTCCCGCAAGATTCCTCAACCTGCCGGTGTTCGCTGGTCTCCTCGAAGAAACCGAAGAGGTTTTCGGTCTTCGATGTAGCGGCGGTTTACTCCTCCCTTGCGAAGTTGCGTTCTTCAGTAACATCGTGAAGCACCTCGAGAAAGACGAACACAAGTACGGGAAGCTTTCTTTGGAGGATTTCGTGAACATGGTTTCTGACTTGGCTTCTGATTCTTCCTGCAAAGAAGGCATTGTTGCCTTCACTCCTCTCTTGCAGAAAGCAAgggtttag